The following are encoded together in the Zingiber officinale cultivar Zhangliang chromosome 8A, Zo_v1.1, whole genome shotgun sequence genome:
- the LOC122008092 gene encoding uncharacterized protein LOC122008092 isoform X1 has product MLLRRQQRRPPPAKAAAPLPKLQWVRRWAPSPEPSVAVMPAATQVEIVAADVAGVAVVAAVIDATYFCSCKIGWTSRHPIIFLESELDLSLPTNLSGDLLLHGKTSLCSCAYEYELTKRQRPEIEGGGGISGEGHLTLKSVEVWTGE; this is encoded by the exons ATGCTCCTCCGGCGGCAGCAGCGTCGTCCGCCGCCAGCAAAAGCAGCAGCACCGCTGCCAAAGTTGCAGTGGGTGCGGCGGTGGGCGCCATCGCCGGAGCCGTCAGTAGCAGTGATGCCGGCGGCGACGCAGGTGGAGATTGTGGCGGCGGATGTGGCGGGGGTTGCGGTGGTGGCTGCGGTGATTGATGCGACATATTTCTGTTCTTGCAA GATCGGTTGGACCAGTAGACATCCAATAATTTTCTTAGAAAGTGAGCTGGACCTATCTCTCCCTACAAATTTATCAGGAG ACCTTTTACTCCACGGAAAAACTTCCTTATGCTCCTGTGCATACGAATACGAGTTAACAAAACGTCAGCGCCCAGAaatcgaggggggggggggaatctcTGGCGAAGGccatctgacgctcaagtcagtagaagtctggacgggtgAATGA
- the LOC122008092 gene encoding uncharacterized protein LOC122008092 isoform X2, with protein MLLRRQQRRPPPAKAAAPLPKLQWVRRWAPSPEPSVAVMPAATQVEIVAADVAGVAVVAAVIDATYFCSCKIGWTSRHPIIFLESELDLSLPTNLSGDKGKEKL; from the exons ATGCTCCTCCGGCGGCAGCAGCGTCGTCCGCCGCCAGCAAAAGCAGCAGCACCGCTGCCAAAGTTGCAGTGGGTGCGGCGGTGGGCGCCATCGCCGGAGCCGTCAGTAGCAGTGATGCCGGCGGCGACGCAGGTGGAGATTGTGGCGGCGGATGTGGCGGGGGTTGCGGTGGTGGCTGCGGTGATTGATGCGACATATTTCTGTTCTTGCAA GATCGGTTGGACCAGTAGACATCCAATAATTTTCTTAGAAAGTGAGCTGGACCTATCTCTCCCTACAAATTTATCAGGAG